A single Actinomadura algeriensis DNA region contains:
- a CDS encoding MFS transporter: protein MDIDRRQAARRVSWAAFIGTTIEWYDFFLYGTAAALVFSKQFFPTMDPVAGSIASFGTMTVGFLARPLGGVIFGHFGDRIGRRNTLVVSLLIMGIGTALIGLLPTYDTLGIWAAVLLVVLRVAQGIGLGGELGGAVVLTMEHAPAGRRGLFGAFPMMGTPAGMLCANAVFLGISAMLGDAAFLSWGWRIPFLLSLILVGVGLYLRLRIEESPDYEGLVERRKPAKLPVALVLRDHWRSVVHTICVIIGNSAVAYIFMVYALSYGEDNVALDRDHLLMCVIGGSALWLVTAPLWAHWTDRFGMRAVFTWGSVVLLIGAVAILPVINTGNMVLIAVFMVAMGAVLSMSHAPQGTLTASFFPVAIRYSGTSVAYQLASLLGGGITPLIAESLFASTGSSAAITGYLTVIAAISLAAALVIPRDHARDEEPQKAAVAG from the coding sequence TCATGGGCGGCCTTCATCGGCACCACCATCGAGTGGTACGACTTCTTCCTCTACGGAACGGCCGCCGCGCTCGTCTTCAGCAAGCAGTTCTTTCCCACGATGGACCCCGTCGCCGGCTCCATCGCCTCCTTCGGCACGATGACCGTCGGATTCCTCGCCCGCCCCCTCGGCGGCGTCATATTCGGCCATTTCGGCGACCGCATCGGACGGCGCAACACGCTCGTCGTCTCGCTGCTGATCATGGGGATCGGCACGGCGCTGATCGGCCTGCTCCCCACCTACGACACCCTCGGGATCTGGGCCGCGGTCCTCCTGGTCGTCCTGCGCGTCGCCCAGGGCATCGGGCTCGGCGGCGAACTCGGCGGCGCCGTCGTCCTCACCATGGAGCACGCCCCCGCCGGACGGCGCGGCCTGTTCGGCGCCTTCCCGATGATGGGCACGCCCGCCGGGATGCTGTGCGCGAACGCCGTCTTCCTCGGCATCTCCGCCATGCTCGGCGACGCCGCGTTCCTGTCGTGGGGCTGGCGGATCCCGTTCCTGCTCAGCCTGATCCTCGTCGGCGTCGGCCTCTACCTGCGGCTCCGCATCGAGGAGAGCCCCGACTACGAAGGGCTCGTCGAGCGCCGCAAGCCCGCGAAACTGCCGGTCGCGCTCGTCCTGCGCGACCACTGGCGCTCGGTCGTCCACACGATCTGCGTCATCATCGGCAACAGCGCCGTCGCGTACATCTTCATGGTCTACGCCCTGTCCTACGGCGAGGACAACGTCGCCCTCGACCGCGACCACCTGCTCATGTGCGTGATCGGCGGCTCCGCGCTCTGGCTCGTCACCGCCCCGCTCTGGGCGCACTGGACCGACCGGTTCGGGATGCGCGCCGTGTTCACGTGGGGCTCGGTCGTCCTGCTCATCGGCGCCGTCGCGATCCTCCCGGTGATCAACACGGGGAACATGGTCCTGATCGCGGTGTTCATGGTGGCCATGGGCGCCGTCCTGTCGATGAGCCACGCCCCGCAGGGCACCCTCACCGCGAGCTTCTTCCCGGTCGCCATCCGGTACTCGGGCACCTCCGTCGCCTACCAGCTCGCGTCCCTGCTCGGCGGCGGCATCACCCCGCTGATCGCCGAGTCCCTGTTCGCCTCCACGGGCAGTTCGGCGGCCATCACCGGCTACCTCACCGTCATCGCCGCCATCAGCCTCGCCGCCGCGCTCGTCATCCCCCGCGACCACGCCCGGGACGAGGAACCGCAGAAGGCCGCCGTCGCGGGCTGA